A window from Mangifera indica cultivar Alphonso chromosome 2, CATAS_Mindica_2.1, whole genome shotgun sequence encodes these proteins:
- the LOC123209201 gene encoding cysteine-rich receptor-like protein kinase 10, translated as MALHEVYCICMKILDSKIFGGNQNEANTKTVVGTYGYMAPEYAMEGLFSIKSDVFSFGVLLLEILSGKKNSGFYLSEHGQSLLNYAWKLWCEGRALELMDPVLVHSCVPAELLKYMHVGLLCVQEDPADRPIMSSLVVMLASDTIVLPKPTEPAFSVGRVVNLAQSSSDGNVSSSKNKVTLSSVSPR; from the exons ATGGCATTGCACGAGGTCTATTGTATTTGCATGAAGATTCTCGACTCAAA AATATTTGGTGGAAATCAAAACGAAGCTAACACGAAGACAGTTGTTGGCACATA TGGATACATGGCTCCAGAATATGCCATGGAAGGATTATTTTCGATTAAATCTGATGTTTTCAGTTTTGGAGTTCTTTTGCTTGAGATTCTGAGTGGGAAAAAGAACAGTGGATTCTATCTTTCAGAACATGGCCAAAGCTTGCTTAATTAT GCTTGGAAGCTATGGTGCGAAGGACGTGCATTAGAGCTAATGGATCCCGTTTTGGTGCATTCATGTGTGCCAGCtgaattattgaaatacatGCATGTTGGATTGTTGTGCGTTCAAGAAGATCCGGCAGATAGGCCTATCATGTCATCTTTAGTGGTCATGTTGGCAAGTGATACAATAGTGCTTCCTAAACCAACCGAACCTGCATTTTCTGTTGGTAGAGTTGTCAATTTAGCTCAATCTTCATCAGATGGCAATGTTTCCTCCTCCAAGAACAAGGTAACCCTTTCAAGTGTTTCACCTCGATGA
- the LOC123208501 gene encoding putative cysteine-rich receptor-like protein kinase 9 — translation MILIFVYLLSLLRFVVEASPTYLVHHCLNTTFNNGSAYQTNLELFLADLARQGYLDDKYSIGFYNATKGNDPDKLYAFFLCRGDVNKEICQFCVNVATKNLITDLCPSGEQSIIWYDECLFRYSNESFFSTMSQYPSFVMWNVQNFTGGTDIFGEKLRSLLTEATAEAVNTSKMFATRKVNLDVSRTLYGLVQCTPDLSKFDCNSCLEAAFPNLMTSKVGSRVLSPSCIVRYELYPFYNETEPLAPPPPPPIPSKGNVRIQFTEFLK, via the coding sequence ATGattcttatatttgtttatctTCTAAGCTTGCTGCGCTTCGTCGTAGAAGCTAGTCCAACATATCTTGTCCATCACTGCCTGAACACCACTTTCAACAACGGCAGCGCCTATCAAACAAACCTCGAACTTTTCTTGGCTGATCTTGCCAGGCAGGGCTATCTCGACGATAAATATTCCATCGGTTTCTACAATGCTACCAAAGGCAATGACCCTGACAAGTTGTATGCCTTCTTTCTTTGCCGCGGCGATGTCAATAAGGAAATCTGTCAATTCTGTGTTAATGTAGCAACCAAAAACTTAATTACTGATCTTTGTCCTTCTGGAGAACAAAGTATAATATGGTACGATGAGTGCCTTTTCCGCTATTCAAACGAGTCCTTCTTTTCTACCATGAGCCAATATCCCTCATTTGTCATGTGGAATGTGCAAAACTTTACTGGCGGTACAGACATATTTGGTGAGAAACTTAGAAGTTTGTTGACCGAGGCTACGGCTGAGGCTGTAAACACTTCCAAAATGTTTGCAACCAGAAAGGTTAATTTGGATGTTTCTCGTACACTGTATGGTCTAGTGCAGTGCACGCCGGACCTGTCGAAATTTGATTGCAATAGTTGCCTTGAAGCAGCTTTTCCAAATTTAATGACATCAAAGGTAGGATCAAGAGTGCTGTCTCCAAGTTGTATTGTCCGCTACGAACTATACCCGTTCTATAATGAAACAGAGCCACTggcacctccacctccacctccaatTCCTTCCAAAGGTAACGTTAGAATACAGTTTACTGAATTCCTCAAGTAA
- the LOC123209203 gene encoding uncharacterized protein LOC123209203: MDSGANDHVISDLQQLSVQTNIQGNKSCKLEVGNACLSHIQDKESRAVLLHGILKNGLYQLHSIAPCSFSYLTENKELTLAGSAGGEFCKTSSKCTASQSVLSSNKIKNVAKPHCYD; the protein is encoded by the exons ATGGATTCAGGGGCTAATGACCATGTAATCTCTGACTTGCAACAGCTGTCTGTACAAACGAATATACAGGGAAACAAAAGCTGCAAGTTGGAAGTGGGGAATGCTTGCCTATCTCACATACAG GATAAGGAGTCAAGAGCTGTTCTTCTGCATGGAATCCTTAAAAATGGTCTATATCAGTTACACTCCATTGCTCCTTGTTCTTTTTCATATCTTACCGAAAATAAAGAGCTTACCTTAGCTGGTTCTGCTGGTGGTGAATTTTGCAAGACTTCTTCTAAGTGTACTGCTTCACAATCTGTACTGTCcagtaacaaaataaaaaatgttgcaAAACCGCACTGTTATGACTAA